cagagcagtcaaaGCTCTACGCcccccccatgtgatctctAAGAggggcttggaccccaggttgggaaccatggaattgtacactctaaattgccgGTAGCTGTGAGAGTAATCTGCTCTTAATCCCACCTCACCCTCTCACTTTCATACAGACAGGTGTATCCAAAGGTGTGTTTGCATGACTTTTCTGCATCACTgctccgagagtttaagttctTATGTCACACAGAGTCTGAACTGTTTTCATGCACTCACACTGAAAACTGCTCCACAAAGATGTCGCCACTCACTTTGCTTCTCTTGCTGGGTTTTCTGAGTCAAGGTGAGagatttgtttaaatgtttgggACAAATCCACTCAGTCCCTGATTTATTTTCAGCATAAAAGTGtcctttacttttcttttctcgtCAGGCTGTCAGATTATTTTAACAAAGTTTAATCTCTAATTTCAGAGTCTTCTGCCAGCAGTTTCTTGACTCAGACTGACAAAGTCATGTCTGTAAGTGTTGGAGGGACTGTGAACATCAGGGCCACAGGGAGTTCAGATATTGGTGCTGATCTCAGTTGGTATCTTCAGAAACCTGGACAGGCTCCAAAACTTCTTATATACTATACATCAACTCTCTACTCTGGAACTCCATCTCGATTCAGTGGCAGCAGCTCTGGTTCTGACTATACTTTAACCATCAGTGGTGTTCAGGCTGAAGATGCTGGAGATTATTACTGTTTCGGTAACCATGGTAGTGGAGTGTTCACACAGTGATTTATAGTCgtacaaaaacctccctcagtttgactgaagtaaaaaaaacgtcctgctgcagctgctgtgatgagGATAACTGGTCCAGTGAACCAAAAGAGTCAtcaagcacaaacacagtgaatctATAACTGAATCAAACTCTGAATATTCAGTATCAATCCATCAATGACatccaaacagacacaaaaaatatataaaatattaaatattaaatgtagaaAACTTGAATGTAACATGAGAAAGTTACACAACTGAAAGcatctgcttttatttgtatgttgtcaggtcaaaaatgtatgtttatcatgtttatattgttaaaataatgctacattgaattattataatatagtttaaattattcatgatgaaaaatgtttttcctgtttttgatgAATGAGAGAGTTCCTCTTCAATTTTCTCTGAAAGTGAATGAACAAAGAGCAGAATATGAAGATCACCATTAAAAAGCAACagcatgcatttaaacacagagGACACTTTCAGACAGGAGGAGATGCTGAAGCTCTACTCTGAGCAGAGACGTCCTCTCCCACGTCCAGACCTTCAGTCTGTTCAGAGCAGAGGAATCATTTCCATAGAGAGGAGGAGGCTCTGCGTCGTCAGCTGATCCTCCACTGGACTGAGAAGGTTTAAAGTCCTGCCAGTTCAACACTGCACAGCTCACATCTGTCAGTCGTCACGGCAGAGACCACAACCACCATGACTCTCATCACCATCCTCATGTGGAcactgacctgctgctgctgctgctgcttcacaggtTCATTCACTCTGCAACATTTCCAACACCATGTGCTgcctgttctctctcttttttctttgtgctgataaatgatgtgttttgtcTGCAGGATGCAGTGGTCAGGTGACTGGGACTCAGCCTCCTGTGGTGACAACTACTCCAGGATCCACTGTCACTCTCACCTGTAAAACCAGCTCCGATGTTGGAACCTGTTGGGGTAGCCCATGTATGTCCTGGTACCAACAGAAACCTGGACAGACTCCAAAGCTTCTTATATACAGCGTATCAACTCTCCACTCTGGAACACCAGCTCGGTTTAGTGGCAGGGGAAGCAAATCTGACTTCTCATTGAGCATCAGTGGAGTTCAGACTGAAGATGCTGCAGTTTACTACTGTTTCAGTGGCCATAGTACAGGTGTGTTCACACAGTGATTTATAGTCgtacaaaaacctccctcagtttgactgaagtaaaaaaacgtcctgctgcagctgctgtgatgagGATAACTGGTCCAGTGAACACAAGAGTCAtcaagcacaaacacagtgaatctATCACTGAAACAAACTCTGAATATTCAGTATCAATCCATCAATGACATCAatccaaacagacacaaaaaatatcaaagttatttaaatatgaaatattaaatgtacaAAACCTGAATGTAATGTGAGCATGTTACACAACTGAAAGCATATCCTATTATTAGTATGTTGTCAGGTCAAAACTGTATATTATCATGTTTATATTGTTAAAAATGCTACattgaattattataatatagtttaaattattcatgatgtaaaatgtttttttcctcttcaataCCACAATCAGTAACAcattgttaaaatagtgtaaatGGATATCGATATAAAAAAGGTTAATAGAAGTAACTTAGAGAAATTAAAAGATTtaagtcataaaaaataaagggCTAGtttaaaataagtcaaataaaaatagGTTAGAATatagaaatgttgaaaatattaaaattaaacaaatcctgATTGATAGAATTGTTTTTCTGAAAGCACTATCAAATAAAAAAGCTTTTATTCTAgattttgtttcactttttacatgATGTTAAATATGACCAGGAGTTGAATTAGTGGACGTTTTCAGACGGTCTTCTCCTTCAACAAACCACAGAAAGACTTTGTCGTGTTTTGTATCACTGCAACATTTATTGGCAAAACACGAGTCGTCAGAACGACATTGTggaaacacactcacagcacAAGAACTCAaagctttattttcatcttCAAACGTTAAAGTCGATGTTGTCAGGGCTTCTTGTCCTGGGCTTCATTCACCACCACTAACCCTCACACTGGCTCCTGTGCAGGGTCTGGGTCTGGTTGTGGCCGTGATGGACCACCTTGCAGGTGTACTTCTCTCCTTTCAGCCACTGCTCCTGGCTCAGgctcaggctgctgctgctgctgtagctgccgCTCTTCTCCTGCTCTAAACTGCTCAGGACCCCCTCTGACACCTCCGTGCCGTCCACCTCCCAGGTCACCACGGCTCCCTGAGGAGAGTAGCCGCTCAGCAGGCAGACCAGCATGGCCGAGCCCCCAGAGAGCTGCTTAGGGGACGGGGGCAGCAGAGAGACTGAGGGCCTGACCATGGTACCGGCTGGAAGACAGAGCAGAGACAAACGACAAGATAAACATGACATGATGATACGTGACAGTGGTTTTTCAGTGGGTTAGCAGTGTTTTCTGAGTCTGTGATCAgactgaggagaaaagagaggaaaaatgaGGGTTTTTACTAAAAGATTTGATGTAGTTTTTGTTTCTCCGTCCAGAGACACAGGCTCCACAGAGTCAACACTAAAAGATACTCATTATAACGGCTTGCACAGTTCTTGATTGCACGGTTCACTGCTTATCAGTTAGAAAAAGTTGACTGGGATTGTTTGAAGTCAAGTTTGGGGTTTGCTCTAAGTTGTCCTTGTTTTAATGCGTTTCTTTGATTGTTTCCATCGTTTTTTGTTTCGCCATCGACAAAATAAATGTCCTCTCAGGGGAGAAAGAACAAAGCTCTGAAGTGAATTAAAGTCAAAtcaaaactgtttaaaaatgcGATGTTAAAGTGTTGTTGATGATCATAAAGAGAAATCTTCACGTCTGCTTTATaatgtttcacagtaaaacagCTGCAATGATTTTATTCATCTGTCTGTTTCACTTCCTTTTCTCTGTTTCAGTCTAACGAACTGTGAACACATTGGAACCATGTGCAACATAATtaaggaataaataaaacagttaacttcatttttctGCATCGTTAGTATTTCGGTGTTTAAATGCAATAAATAATGACGTCTGATgtcataaacaaatacatttaatgttTCTTGGGATCATTTTataaacaagtttgtttttttaactcagtaaaaacaaaaataagacaaaagtaATTATTCGTCATACACATGAccattatatcatattattacaGCCATAACAGAAATTTAAAAGAATATGAGGCGGAATTATGAAATCAGACagactttatataaaaaataaatacattcataattcctatatttagatttttttatgcgttttttgtttttatcacattgTTTAAAGATATACAACAGTATTTTATTCAGTAAAAATAGAAACGTCTTGTACTTACATAACATGATGACTTTGGTTCCTCCACCAAAAGTGTACCACAGTGATACAAACTGATGAAGTGGCCGTACAAAAACCTCCTGCACTGTGAACAAGCATCTACTCACTCAAACATTCACTCTTTTCCACATTTAACTGCTCAATTTACACTTCATACTTTATAATTTAACTCACATGGCTCAAAATATTAGAATCATTTCaatcatttttgtgacttttaaaaaaagaggtttAATTTTGTTAAATTTACTCTGGTATAAATTaaaattttataatttatttttagataATGTCTGAtgctcaaaacaaacaaaaggcttCAACAACAATTTCAATTACACTACTGTACAAAAAGTCTTTAAAATTATATTCTGAAATACTCTAAGAGTAAATCAGAgggacagacaaaaacacaggtgTGTCAAAAAAAGTGACACCATTTGAATCCAGATGTTGAGAACCCACATTTTTCTGTTCCTAATCCATTGTCAGTGTAAATCCAGTCAGTGTGTCTCCTGGTTTCATGTCCCACGTCCAGACCTTCAGTCTGTTCAGAGCAGAGGAATCATTTCCATAGAGAGGAGGAGGCTCTGCGTCGTCAGCTGATCCTCCACTGGACTGAGAAGGTTTAAAGTCCTGCCAGTTCAACACTGCACAGCTCACATCTGTCAGTCGTCACGGCAGAGACCACAACCACCATGACTCTCATCACCATCCTCATGTGGAcactgacctgctgctgctgctgctgcttcacaggtTCATTCACTCTGCAACATTTCCAACACCATGTGCTgcctgttctctctcttttttctttgtgctgataaatgatgtgttttgtcTGCAGGATGCAGTGGTCAGGTGACTGTGACTCAGCCTCCTGTGGTGACAACTACTCCAGGATCCACTGTCACTCTCACCTGTAAAACCAGCTCCAAAGTTGCAACCTGTGATGGTGGTCATCAATGTATGTTCTGGTACCAACAGAAACCTGGACAGACTCCAAAGCCTCTTATATACAGAGCATCAACTCTCCACTCAGGAACACCAGCTCGTTTTAgtggcagtggaagcaaatcTGACTTCTCATTGAGAATCAGTGGAGTTCAGACTGAAGATGCTGCAGTTTACTACTGCAAGAGTATCCATGTTATAAACGGAGCGAACGTGTTCACACAGTGAATTGTCGTCGTACAAAAACCTGTCCCCGTCAAAGTGCAGAGACACTGAGCTGTTACaacaggaagagacagagacacagaccagTGAGCACAGAGCTGACAGTAAACTCACCAAGCACAAAACACAGATTCACACTCCTGTCATTTATACTCAATCTTTCATACCCAAACTTATGAAGCTTAAACATTTGATTCTTTTCAAAAGTAGCAGAATAACCTTTTTCAAATGAATTGTGTCACTGTCCTCGTTCTGTCACCGTGTTATTCCAAACCCAagcttttcattttccattGCCAACAATCCAAGCAGAAACAAAAGTCTCCTTTGTGGTGTTAGAAattgtttaaatatataaaatgtaatatataattCTGTAGTGGCTTCATGTTAGAAAACATAGGTtagatcaggggtctcaaactcaaatgagctGGGGGCCACTGCTGGCACTGTCATCTCAGTGGGGGGCCACTTCAGTGTTAAGGgaaccaacaaaaaaaatcacaaatatttCTGAAAACAgggtttattttcaaatattgcatgataatattataaaattaaattcaCAGTAAGTGCAAATGTTTTTGGCCTCATTCTTAAATGACTAATCAAAGCCTTTCATAAAGTGACAGCACGTCtgttcatatttttaaaaatataaattgcaCGCAAAATTATTCTTGTAattgtggaaaacaaataaataaaaataaacttcaagGGCTAAATTGCAATTAAGTTTTTATGTCAAGATGCGGGCCGGATGTAGGAGGGCCGCAGGCCGGGAGTTCGAGACCCCTGGGTTAGATGATCTCAGGCCTAATTTTTCAGTCTGTGTTTtggcaaataaaatgaaaataaaaatcatggtTCAGATTAAATTGGTCCCTTCACAACATCAACTTTGTGCAAGAGCTTTTTACTGGAAAAAgatcaaagacaaaaaatgtctttgGCAACTTtgtaaagacagaaacagagaagtTTGTTCATGTGCAGTGACGCCCACATGGAGCTCTAATCTGCTCTTAATCCCACCTCACCCTCTCACTTTCATACAGACAGGTGTatccaaatgtgtgtttgcatgactTTTCTGCATCACTgctccgagagtttaagttctTATGTCACACAGAGTCTGAACTGTTTTCATGCACTCACACTGAAAACTGCTCCACAAAGATGTCGCCACTCACTTTGCTTCTCTTGCTGGGTTTTCTGAGTCAAGGTGAGagatttgtttaaatgtttgggACAAATCCACTCAGTCCCTGATTTATTTTCGGCATAAAAGtgtcttttacttttcttttctcatcagGCTGTCAGATTATTTTAACAAAGTAAATGTAATCTCTAATTTCAGAGTCTTCTGCCAGCAGTTTCCTGACTCAGACTGACAAAGTCATGTCTGTTAGTGTTGGAGGGACTGTGAACATCAGGGCCACAGGGAGTTCAGATATTGGTAGCACTCTCTATTGGTATCTTCAGAAACCTGGACAGGCTCCAAAACTTCTTATATACACTACATCAAATCTCTACACTGGAACTCCATCTCGATTCAGTGGCAGCAGATCTGGTTCTGACTATACTTTAACCATCAGTGGAGTTCAGGCTGAAGATGCTGGAGATTATTACTGTCTCGGTTATCATGGTAGTGGAGTGTTCACACAGTGATTTATAGTCgtacaaaaacctccctcagtttgactgaagtaaaaaaaacgtcctgctgcagctgctgtgatgagGATAACTGGTCCAGTGAACACAAGAGTCAtcaagcacaaacacagtgaatctATCACTGAATCAAACTCTGAATATTCAGTATCAATCCATCAATGACATCAAtccaaacagacacaacaaataTGAACATGAATTCAATATTAAATGTACAAAACTTGAATGTAACGTGAGAAAGTTACACAACTGAAAGCATctccttttatttctctgtttgtgACGTCATTAGTTGACAGactttattttttggggggtacATTTGGACGAGTCTATGTAGCACAGAAGGGCAGTATCAGGGGGTAGGTGTGGCAACTCAGCTTCCTGGCATGCAGGTAGAGAGAGACAGGCTCATCAGGAGAGTCAGATCACCTGAGGAAGTTTTGATGAGGAGGATCTCTCGGGCAGGTGAGGCCCTTTAGTCTGCCAGAGTCAAGCtggagagatgtgtgtgtgtgtgtgtgtcagtgcttgGGTGGCAACTGAGACGCCATTggtatgtatatacattatattttagTTGAATAACATTTGTGATATGCAGGTCTGAGCAGTTAAATTTGGTGGCATCTTGTCAGTGTGGGAatgattgtttatttaatttggcTTTTCATCTGAATTATGTCTGTGAACTGAGGGGATTATTAACGACTGAAATTATGGTTTAGACTGGATTAGCAATGGAAtgagatagtgtgtgtgtgtgtgtgtgtgtgtgtggagttatTCATTCAAGTTTGGGAAAATATTCTGGGATCTAGTTTTTGCTTGAGTTGGAGTGTTtggtttaattattaaaaatgattatagACTTAATTTCAATCTGATTTAAttcatttcctttgtttttaaatatggacATCGTagtgttggggatcagctcattcaagatggagtcacatgcatcttggatggagaacacatggcc
This genomic interval from Solea solea chromosome 18, fSolSol10.1, whole genome shotgun sequence contains the following:
- the LOC131444868 gene encoding immunoglobulin lambda-1 light chain-like, which produces MSPLTLLLLLGFLSQESSASSFLTQTDKVMSVSVGGTVNIRATGSSDIVALSWYLQKPGQAPKLLIYEVSELNSGTPSRFSGSSSGSDYTLTISGVQAEDAGDYYCLGAHNMTDRAVNTFGGGTKVIMLSGTMVRPSVSLLPPSPKQLSGGSAMLVCLLSGYSPQGAVVTWEVDGTEVSEGVLSSLEQEKSGSYSSSSSLSLSQEQWLKGEKYTCKVVHHGHNQTQTLHRSQCEG